One Sodalinema gerasimenkoae IPPAS B-353 DNA segment encodes these proteins:
- a CDS encoding transposase encodes MKLNQAECIAVLERIRWGGVPKCPYCGSVKSRKLKNEHRHQCNECYTSYSVTVDTIFHKTHASLWTWFLAIHYFEKTQGSITVRDLAAAIGVNKNTANRMLKALRSIPASERRWVLKVGVLVK; translated from the coding sequence ATGAAGTTGAATCAAGCTGAATGCATTGCGGTCCTTGAAAGAATCCGCTGGGGTGGCGTTCCCAAATGCCCCTACTGTGGGTCGGTTAAGTCACGAAAGCTTAAAAATGAGCACCGCCATCAATGCAATGAGTGCTATACCTCGTATAGTGTAACCGTTGATACCATTTTTCATAAGACTCATGCTAGTCTTTGGACATGGTTTCTCGCTATCCATTACTTTGAGAAAACTCAAGGTTCTATCACTGTCCGGGATCTTGCTGCTGCGATCGGTGTGAATAAAAACACAGCTAATCGTATGCTGAAGGCTCTCAGGAGCATCCCTGCTTCTGAACGCCGTTGGGTTCTCAAGGTTGGAGTTTTGGTGAAGTAG
- a CDS encoding element excision factor XisI family protein — MFGPLIHIDILNDKIWIQYDGTEVGVANELVDQGIPKEEIVIAYHPPNLRPYGEFAVS; from the coding sequence GTGTTTGGGCCTCTAATTCATATTGATATCCTCAATGATAAAATCTGGATTCAATATGATGGGACTGAGGTGGGGGTTGCCAATGAGTTGGTTGACCAGGGAATCCCCAAAGAGGAGATTGTCATCGCCTATCATCCCCCTAATCTGCGTCCCTATGGGGAGTTTGCGGTGTCGTAA
- a CDS encoding alpha-mannosidase — protein sequence MTQSFQHLQAQLQSLSRQDILPHWRQSRESPLTSQPESGWQRVQLNDRGHIPWSRGNQELWLSQTLVIPDSCQGISLADYRLYLSLRWWADLAEFYVNGERHHSGDLFDCFGRILLQDCLQPGQEIHLSLYLVSPNHDEGALVTSELLYERDDPDPGFIADELAVCAKFYPQLRDNPLPETLQLDFSQLPQQPNLFLAELQRLQTYLAQHYPSPPGTLYLMGHAHLDMAWLWPLADTWTAAQCTFESVLNLQNQFPELIFSHSSAALYDWIEQHRPDLFAQIQTQVKRGVWEVAAGLWVEPELNLISGESIVRQLLYGQGYVQKKFQQTVRVAWLPDSFGFCWQLPQLLKQGGIDYFVTQKLRWNDTTTFPHQLFWWESPEGSRVLSLMSAPIGQGIDPEAMADYWADWRENTGVEEGLWLPGVGDHGGGPTRDMLEVARRWQGSALFPRLAFSSATDYLDRLQGQVDRSCPVWRDELYLEFHRGCYTTEGDRKLANRQGERLLYEAELFASLASYSSGVPYPQDSLETAWKGLLLNQFHDILPGSTIPQVLEEANHLSAAGLATATQIRDEAIATLLQQLPPSPPPYPEAIPVYVVNSLTWGRSHLVSLPRPDEQSWRVCDDAGTPILSQQRQSQLQFQAKEVPGVGVRRYWIYPEELPPYYSTASSRLTPPPLENAFLRVTIDGETGNIQEIFDKVRQQQVLNSLGGNCLQAYEDKGQYWDAWNIDPNYEQHPLPAAELETWELLEFGELQQRVRVIRRLGDSRIGQDYILEQESPLLRIETDIDWQETQTLLKVAFHLNLESDVATYEIPCGAIARPTQPQTPAEAAKWEVPALQWADISNSEFGVSLLQDCKHGYDAKANQLRLTLLRSSQWPNPQSDRGQHHITYAIYPHGGDWKSGQTVRRAYELNQPLLVYTDINDRGDDRPSPSCHQWLSLNSENLILMALKQSETDKNDWILRVYDSLGESSQLEIEGLFNQMGLTRANLLEQDAPGERAIAPWQIASFRLTSSD from the coding sequence GTGACCCAGTCCTTTCAACACCTCCAGGCCCAACTGCAATCTCTGTCTCGTCAGGATATCCTCCCCCACTGGCGACAGTCTCGGGAATCTCCCCTCACGTCTCAACCGGAGTCGGGTTGGCAACGGGTTCAACTCAATGACCGGGGCCATATTCCCTGGAGTCGCGGCAATCAAGAACTCTGGTTGAGTCAAACTCTGGTGATTCCTGACTCTTGCCAAGGGATATCTCTGGCAGATTATCGCCTCTATCTCTCTCTACGCTGGTGGGCGGATTTGGCGGAGTTTTATGTCAATGGTGAACGTCATCATAGCGGCGATTTATTTGACTGTTTTGGTCGCATTCTTCTCCAGGATTGCCTACAACCGGGACAAGAGATTCATCTGAGTCTCTATTTAGTCAGTCCCAACCATGATGAAGGAGCGTTGGTGACGTCGGAGTTACTCTATGAACGGGATGACCCTGACCCCGGTTTTATTGCCGATGAATTGGCAGTTTGTGCTAAGTTTTATCCCCAACTTCGGGACAATCCCCTCCCGGAGACCTTGCAACTGGATTTTTCCCAATTACCGCAACAGCCGAACCTATTTTTGGCAGAGCTTCAACGGCTACAAACCTATCTCGCTCAGCACTATCCTTCCCCACCGGGAACTCTCTATTTAATGGGTCATGCTCATTTAGATATGGCCTGGCTTTGGCCCCTAGCCGATACCTGGACAGCCGCACAATGCACCTTTGAGTCGGTGTTGAATCTCCAAAACCAGTTCCCGGAGTTGATTTTTTCCCATTCTTCGGCGGCGTTATATGACTGGATTGAACAGCATCGTCCCGATTTATTTGCCCAAATCCAAACTCAGGTTAAACGGGGAGTTTGGGAAGTGGCGGCTGGCTTGTGGGTGGAACCGGAGTTGAATCTGATTTCAGGGGAATCGATTGTTCGGCAACTTCTCTATGGTCAAGGCTATGTTCAGAAGAAATTTCAGCAGACGGTGCGGGTGGCTTGGCTTCCTGATAGTTTTGGCTTTTGTTGGCAACTTCCCCAATTGCTTAAACAGGGGGGGATTGACTATTTTGTGACTCAGAAATTGCGCTGGAATGATACCACGACCTTTCCCCATCAACTCTTTTGGTGGGAGAGTCCGGAGGGGAGTCGGGTTTTGAGTTTGATGTCGGCACCGATTGGCCAAGGAATTGACCCGGAGGCTATGGCGGATTATTGGGCCGATTGGCGGGAGAATACGGGAGTTGAGGAGGGGTTGTGGTTGCCGGGGGTGGGGGACCATGGGGGCGGCCCGACTCGTGATATGTTAGAGGTGGCTCGACGTTGGCAAGGGTCGGCGCTGTTTCCGAGGTTGGCGTTTTCTTCGGCAACGGACTATCTCGATCGCCTGCAAGGTCAAGTCGATAGGAGTTGTCCAGTGTGGCGGGATGAACTCTATCTGGAGTTTCATCGTGGCTGCTACACCACCGAGGGCGATCGCAAACTTGCCAATCGCCAAGGGGAACGGCTACTCTATGAGGCAGAATTGTTCGCATCTTTGGCCAGCTACAGCAGCGGGGTTCCCTATCCTCAGGACAGTCTGGAGACGGCCTGGAAGGGATTGCTGTTGAATCAGTTTCACGATATTCTCCCCGGTTCGACGATTCCTCAAGTCTTAGAGGAGGCGAATCATCTAAGTGCGGCGGGATTGGCGACGGCCACCCAGATTCGCGATGAGGCGATTGCGACGTTATTGCAGCAACTCCCCCCCAGTCCACCGCCTTACCCCGAGGCTATCCCGGTTTATGTGGTTAATTCTCTCACTTGGGGGCGATCGCACCTCGTCAGTCTCCCCCGACCCGATGAACAATCTTGGCGGGTTTGCGACGATGCAGGAACCCCCATCCTCAGCCAGCAACGCCAGTCCCAGCTTCAGTTTCAGGCTAAAGAGGTTCCCGGCGTAGGAGTCCGCCGCTACTGGATCTATCCAGAAGAGTTGCCTCCTTATTATAGCACAGCCTCGTCGCGCCTCACGCCACCCCCCCTGGAAAATGCCTTTTTGCGGGTTACAATTGACGGAGAAACGGGCAATATCCAAGAAATCTTTGACAAAGTTCGGCAACAGCAAGTCCTCAATTCTCTGGGGGGCAATTGTTTGCAAGCCTATGAAGATAAAGGACAATATTGGGATGCTTGGAATATCGATCCTAACTATGAACAGCATCCTCTCCCAGCAGCGGAGTTAGAAACCTGGGAACTCTTGGAATTTGGGGAATTACAGCAACGAGTGCGGGTGATTCGCCGTTTGGGAGACTCGCGAATTGGCCAAGACTATATCCTAGAGCAAGAGTCGCCCCTATTGCGGATTGAAACCGATATCGATTGGCAAGAAACCCAGACCCTCTTGAAAGTGGCGTTTCATCTCAATCTGGAGTCCGACGTCGCCACCTATGAAATTCCCTGTGGGGCGATCGCCCGACCCACTCAACCCCAAACTCCTGCCGAGGCCGCAAAATGGGAAGTTCCCGCCTTACAATGGGCCGATATCTCCAACTCCGAGTTTGGGGTGAGTCTCCTACAAGATTGCAAACATGGCTATGATGCCAAAGCCAATCAATTGCGGTTGACTCTTTTACGGAGTTCTCAATGGCCCAATCCCCAATCTGACCGAGGTCAGCATCATATCACTTATGCCATTTATCCTCATGGGGGAGATTGGAAAAGCGGCCAAACCGTGCGGCGGGCCTATGAACTCAATCAGCCCCTGCTCGTCTATACTGATATTAATGACCGAGGGGACGATCGCCCAAGTCCATCTTGCCATCAATGGCTCTCTCTCAACTCAGAAAATCTCATTCTCATGGCGTTAAAACAATCGGAAACCGATAAGAACGATTGGATTTTGCGAGTCTATGATAGTTTAGGAGAATCCAGCCAACTTGAAATTGAGGGTCTGTTCAACCAGATGGGTTTAACCCGAGCCAATCTCTTAGAACAAGACGCTCCTGGTGAGAGGGCGATCGCCCCCTGGCAAATTGCCAGTTTTCGTCTAACCTCTTCAGATTAA